A region from the Volucribacter amazonae genome encodes:
- a CDS encoding alpha/beta hydrolase-fold protein encodes MMKKPLIFALIAMLMGGQVLADTPTADNQNPAWSKQYGGADKSYDQQLLTLREQIAPRFQQLSFKDEKTGRTMEYNLYIPKNYDPNQQYPLVMFMADASTVGKGVKAPLMQGYGGIIWATDEVQDKQPTFVLVPAYAGPQAAVNDDWQTSDEVATTLDLLENVVSRYNIDRNRLYTTGQSMGGMMSFYFNATHPDLFAASLFVGSQWDVNVLKPLAKEKFFYIVSAGDPKASKGMAELGQLFHQLGVKYGEIEFSAKLPEAEQNAKVQQLIAEGYPINFVQFTAGSVLPENIEVNSKAGDHMYSFDYAYLLPAVRDWLLSQKKD; translated from the coding sequence ATGATGAAAAAACCACTTATTTTTGCTTTAATTGCCATGTTAATGGGCGGGCAAGTGTTGGCAGATACGCCGACTGCGGATAATCAAAATCCTGCTTGGTCAAAACAATATGGTGGGGCAGATAAAAGTTATGATCAGCAGTTATTAACCTTGCGTGAACAAATCGCCCCACGTTTTCAACAATTAAGTTTTAAAGATGAAAAAACAGGGCGTACTATGGAATATAACCTTTATATTCCGAAAAACTATGATCCTAACCAACAATATCCTTTAGTGATGTTTATGGCTGATGCAAGCACAGTGGGGAAAGGCGTTAAAGCCCCTTTAATGCAAGGTTATGGGGGGATTATTTGGGCAACTGATGAAGTGCAGGATAAACAACCGACCTTTGTACTTGTTCCTGCTTATGCTGGACCACAGGCGGCGGTAAATGACGATTGGCAAACTTCTGATGAGGTAGCCACGACCCTAGATTTATTAGAAAATGTGGTGTCTCGTTACAATATTGACCGTAATCGTTTATATACCACAGGGCAATCTATGGGCGGTATGATGTCGTTCTATTTTAATGCCACTCACCCTGATTTATTTGCGGCTTCATTGTTTGTGGGAAGTCAATGGGACGTGAATGTGTTAAAACCTTTGGCAAAAGAAAAATTCTTCTATATTGTTTCCGCAGGCGATCCGAAAGCCTCAAAAGGTATGGCGGAATTAGGGCAATTATTTCATCAGCTCGGGGTAAAATATGGCGAAATTGAATTTTCCGCTAAGTTACCAGAGGCGGAACAAAATGCCAAAGTACAGCAATTAATTGCCGAGGGCTATCCAATTAATTTTGTGCAATTTACCGCAGGTAGTGTATTGCCAGAGAATATTGAGGTAAATAGTAAAGCAGGCGATCATATGTATTCCTTTGATTATGCTTATTTATTGCCAGCAGTAAGAGATTGGTTGCTGTCCCAGAAGAAAGATTAA
- a CDS encoding ATP-binding cassette domain-containing protein, with product MLVIEHLAIQLSQQTLLTDSNLTLTTGQCVGILGANGAGKSTLLKTLGQHLPYQGKIYWQQHNLAQLNWQQRAKQLVFMPQHSQLNFAFKVKEIVEMGLMMHPNLETKYRSALIKQVMQLFEINHLAHSNYLRLSGGEKQRVQASRTWLQILASSEEKLVLLDEPTSALDLKHQHSFLQATQQLAKQHLVLIVLHDLNLAARYCDHLILMKTGNPLRYGSTEQMLTTAHIQDLYGYQAEIHHINGQIWVR from the coding sequence ATGTTAGTCATTGAACATTTAGCAATTCAATTATCCCAGCAAACCTTACTGACTGATAGCAATTTAACCTTAACCACAGGACAATGTGTCGGTATTCTGGGGGCAAATGGGGCAGGTAAATCTACCCTGCTTAAAACCCTAGGACAGCATCTACCCTACCAAGGCAAGATTTATTGGCAACAACATAATCTCGCCCAATTAAACTGGCAACAACGAGCTAAACAACTGGTGTTTATGCCACAGCATAGTCAGCTTAACTTTGCCTTTAAGGTCAAAGAAATTGTAGAAATGGGCTTAATGATGCACCCCAATCTTGAAACGAAATACCGTTCAGCCTTAATCAAGCAAGTAATGCAATTATTTGAGATAAACCATTTAGCCCATAGCAATTACTTACGGCTTTCTGGGGGCGAAAAACAACGGGTACAAGCAAGTAGAACTTGGTTACAAATTTTAGCAAGTTCTGAAGAAAAATTGGTCTTATTGGACGAACCTACCAGTGCGTTAGATCTTAAACATCAACATAGCTTTTTACAAGCCACACAACAGCTTGCAAAACAACATTTAGTCTTAATTGTATTACATGATCTTAATTTAGCCGCCCGCTATTGCGATCATTTAATCCTAATGAAAACAGGCAACCCATTACGCTATGGCTCAACTGAACAAATGCTTACCACCGCCCATATTCAGGATCTGTACGGTTACCAAGCAGAAATCCACCATATTAATGGGCAGATTTGGGTGAGATAA
- the hslU gene encoding HslU--HslV peptidase ATPase subunit: MSEMTPREIVSELDQHIIGQADAKRAVAIALRNRWRRLQLPDALRHEVTPKNILMIGPTGVGKTEIARRLAKLANAPFIKVEATKFTEVGYVGKEVDSIIRDLTDSAMKLVRQTEIEKNRFRAEEAAEERILDALLPPAKNQWGQAEETDNHSHTRQIFRKKLREGQLDDKEIDIEVAAPSMGVEIMAPPGMEEMTNQLQSMFQNLSSGQTKKRKMKIKDALKALIDDEAAKLLNPEELKDKAIEAVEQYGIVFIDEIDKICRRGEHSGADVSREGVQRDLLPLVEGSTVNTKHGMVKTDHILFICSGAFQVARPSDLIPELQGRLPIRVELSALTVGDFERILTEPNASLTEQYVALMATEGVNIEFSKDAITKIAEAAFHVNEKTENIGARRLHTVMERLMDKISFNASDMSGEKVLIDANYVSDALGTIVENEDLSRFIL; this comes from the coding sequence ATGTCGGAAATGACCCCTAGAGAGATAGTTTCAGAATTAGATCAACATATTATCGGTCAAGCTGATGCCAAACGTGCAGTGGCGATTGCATTGCGAAATCGTTGGCGAAGATTGCAATTACCTGATGCCCTACGCCACGAAGTTACCCCAAAAAATATCCTAATGATTGGACCTACTGGGGTAGGTAAAACAGAAATTGCACGCCGTTTAGCCAAATTAGCCAATGCCCCTTTTATTAAGGTAGAGGCAACCAAATTTACCGAAGTGGGCTATGTGGGTAAAGAAGTGGATTCCATTATCCGCGATCTTACCGACAGTGCAATGAAATTAGTACGTCAAACGGAAATTGAGAAAAACCGTTTTCGTGCAGAAGAGGCGGCGGAAGAGCGTATCTTAGATGCCCTGTTACCACCAGCCAAAAATCAATGGGGACAAGCAGAAGAAACGGATAATCATAGCCATACTCGCCAAATTTTCCGTAAGAAATTGCGTGAGGGGCAATTAGACGACAAAGAAATTGATATTGAAGTGGCAGCTCCTTCAATGGGCGTAGAAATTATGGCACCACCGGGTATGGAAGAAATGACTAACCAATTACAGTCTATGTTCCAAAATTTATCCAGTGGACAAACCAAAAAACGCAAAATGAAAATCAAAGATGCGTTGAAAGCCCTGATTGATGATGAGGCGGCTAAATTGCTTAATCCTGAAGAGCTAAAAGATAAAGCCATTGAAGCCGTTGAGCAATATGGTATTGTTTTTATTGATGAAATAGACAAAATTTGCCGCCGAGGAGAACATTCTGGTGCTGATGTTTCGCGTGAGGGGGTACAACGAGATTTACTGCCTTTAGTGGAAGGGTCAACGGTCAATACCAAACATGGTATGGTCAAAACCGATCATATTTTATTTATTTGTTCAGGGGCATTCCAAGTGGCTCGCCCATCAGATTTAATCCCTGAATTACAAGGGCGTTTACCTATTCGTGTGGAATTATCCGCATTAACCGTTGGCGATTTTGAACGTATTCTTACTGAGCCTAATGCCTCTTTAACCGAACAATATGTTGCTTTAATGGCAACTGAGGGGGTGAATATTGAGTTTAGCAAAGATGCCATTACGAAAATTGCCGAGGCGGCTTTCCATGTAAACGAAAAAACCGAGAATATCGGTGCGCGCCGTTTGCATACAGTAATGGAACGTTTAATGGATAAAATTTCCTTTAATGCTAGCGATATGAGTGGCGAAAAAGTCTTGATTGATGCCAATTATGTAAGCGATGCTCTCGGCACTATTGTTGAGAATGAGGATTTAAGTCGTTTTATTTTATAA
- the hslV gene encoding ATP-dependent protease subunit HslV, whose amino-acid sequence MTTIVSVRRNGNVVVGGDGQVSLGNTVMKGNARKVRRLYNNKVLAGFAGGTADAFTLFELFERKLEMHQGHLLKSAVELAKEWRTDRALRRLEAMLIVADAEESLIITGNGDVVQPEKDQILAIGSGGNYALSAARALVENTQLSARDIVEKSLKIAGDICVFTNTHFTIEELSKD is encoded by the coding sequence ATGACAACAATCGTGAGTGTACGCCGTAATGGCAATGTGGTTGTGGGGGGCGATGGACAGGTATCATTAGGTAATACCGTAATGAAAGGCAATGCCCGTAAAGTAAGACGGCTTTATAATAACAAAGTGCTGGCAGGATTTGCTGGCGGAACTGCTGACGCATTTACCTTATTTGAACTGTTTGAGCGTAAACTGGAAATGCACCAAGGGCATTTATTAAAAAGTGCGGTGGAATTAGCCAAAGAATGGCGTACCGATCGAGCATTACGCCGTTTAGAGGCAATGTTAATCGTTGCGGACGCCGAAGAATCCTTAATCATCACAGGAAATGGCGATGTGGTGCAACCTGAAAAAGATCAGATCTTAGCCATTGGTTCTGGTGGCAATTATGCCCTCTCTGCGGCACGTGCCTTAGTGGAAAATACCCAATTATCCGCACGAGATATTGTGGAAAAATCACTAAAAATTGCAGGGGATATTTGTGTATTTACCAATACCCATTTCACCATTGAAGAATTATCCAAGGATTAA